Sequence from the Catenuloplanes indicus genome:
CCAGGCGACCACGGCCGCGCCCACCGCCACGACCAGCACCACGACCGCGATGACCCGCACACCGCGAGCGCCCGGGTCCCACCGGCCGAAGCGCGTGCCCGGCCCGAACGGGTCGCCGCCCCGCGCTGCCTCTTCGTCGTCGTCCACGCGGGCACCGTACGACCGGAAGAAGCGTTTGATTTTTATGATCATCGATTTTGTGGAGAGCGATTCCGCCTGTGGACGCCCCCCGAACGGTGGACTCTTGCTGCTACCATCCCGGCCCGGCCGGTGATCACGAGACGTGACCGCCGAGGATCTGACGAGACCGAGGTGAACCCAGGTGTTCTTCTGGCGCCGCGCTACCGGCAACACGCCGCTGACCAGGGAGGACCTGGCCAAGCGGGTGGTCAGGCGACTCCGCCGGCACGGCATCCGGGACGCCCGTTACGACGCGGGCGACTTCGCCGTCCAGTACGACGGCGCGGTCCTCTACCTGGAGAACCTCTGGACCGAGATCGGCACCGCCGCCCCACGCCAGCGGCGGGCCCGGGTCAACGCGTTCGTCGACACGCTGGTCCGCATGCCGGCCACGCCGGACGACTGGCACCGTGCCCGGCGGATGCTGCGCCCGGTGCTGCGCGGCGCCGCTCCGATGGCGGTGACCCGGAACCCACCGCTCGCCCGCCCCGCGCTGCCGTTCCTGGCCGAGATGCTGGTCCTGGACCTGCCCACGTCGATGGCGTACGTGACCGCGGAGCACCTGCGCACCTGGGGCGTCACCGAGGACGAGGCCTACCGCGCCGCCCGGTCGAACCTGCGGGCCGGACCGGTCGCGCCACCGGCGCCGGGTGCGGGCGTGCCCACGATCCTGCACTTCGTGGACGAGGGCGACTCGTACTGTGCGTCGTTCCCGCTGGTCGACGGCTGGCTGGCCGGCCTCGCAGCGCGGCTGGACGGCAAGCGGCCGGTCGCGTTCCTGCCGGACCGGACGACCGTGGTGGTGACCACGGACGACCCGGACACGCTGCTGGCCACGTTCCCGCTGGTGGAGGCGGAGTTCCTGGAGTCGGCGCGGTCGACGTCACCGATGGCGTACGTGAGCGACCACCTGGGCCGCACCGTCCCCTACGAGGCACCGCCCGGCCACCCGCTGCACCACGCGGTCCGGCGCGCGGAACGGCTGCTGGCGCTGCGCGAGTACGACCGGCAGCACCACGCGGCCGCGACGCTGCCCGGCACGCCACTGCCGCTGCGGATGGCGCAGCGACCGGACGGCTCGACGTTCACCTACGCGCTCTGGTCCGGCGAGGCCCCCGCGCTGATGCCGGTCGCGGACCTGGTGGCGATCTCCGACGGCGAGGGCGGCACGTTCTTCGTACCGTGGGCCGAACTGGCGCTACGCGAGCTGTTCACGCCGGTGGACGACATCGCGCCGCCGCGCCACCTGGCACCGGACTTCCCGGACGAGGCCGCGCGCGCGGAGCTGAAGGGCTGCGAGATACAGCCCTGATCAGTTGTGTGCGGGCGACGGCGGCACGTCCGGCACCAGCACCTCGCCGTATGAGGGGTTGTTCGAGGCCGCGAGCGCGAGCATCGCGTGCACGTGCGCGGCCGCGATGTGGTTCGCGTTCGCCTGGAGGTGAGCCGGATTGCCCTCGTCGCCGGGCTTCGCCTGGGTCACCCACGCGGTCCGGTCGGCCTCGTAGCCCGCGCGGCCCAGCAGCTTCTCGGCCACCCGGTAGTGTTCGTCGCCCGTCATGGGAACCATGCTCGCGTCCCCCGGTTGCAGATGCCGCGAAATCCCGCAAATCACCGCCGGTGGATCACCGCACAGATCGCGCCCGGCCCGAGATGCGCACCGACCACCGCGCCGATCTCGGTGCAGTGCCGCGCCCGCAGCCTGGTCCCGACCCGCTCCGCGACGCGGGTCAGCAGCTCGGCCGCGCGCTCCGGCGCGGCCAGATGGTGCAGCGCCAGATCCGCGTCGCCGTCACCGGCCGCCTCCACGGTCAGGTCCGCGAGCCGGGCGAGCGCGCGACCGGCGGTGCGTACCTTGTCTCGCACCACGATCGCGCCGTCCGCGATCCGCAGGATCGGCTTGACCGACAACGCGGTCCCGACCAGCGCGGACGCGGCGCCGATCCGCCCGCCGCGGCGCAGGAAGTCCAGCGTGTCCACGTAGAACAGCGACGTGGTGCGCTCGACCGTGGTCTGCGCGGCCTTGACCGCCTCGTCCAGGTCGGCGCAGGCGGCGGCCGCGAGTGCGGCGAAGCCGGTGGCCATCCCGGCGGACCGGGAGTCGATCACCCGGACCGCGTCGCCGAACGGCGCCGCGGCCAGCTGGGCGGCCTCGACCGTGCCGGACAGACGGGCGGAGAGGTGCACGGAGACGACGCCGGTGGCGCCGCCGTCCAGTAGCCGCCGGTACGCCTCGGCGAAGCGCTCCGGTGCCGGCCGGGACGTGGTGACCGGCACGCGCCGGTCACGCAGCATCCGGGACAGCTCGGCGGAGCTCAGGCCCGGGACCTCCGGCAGCTCACGGTCGCCGACCACGACGTGCAGCGGCACGACCGTGAGCCCGCCCGTGTCCGGCAGGTACGCCGTGGAGTCCGTGACGACCGCGACTGACATGCCGGGCACGGTAACGCATCCTGGCCGGTTCAGCCCGCTCGCACGGATTTCACCTGCAGTGGCGTGCCCTGCTGGCAGGTGCTCATGATGTTCTCGCCGAGCGTGCCGGTGACGGTCACCCGCGCGCCGACCTTGGCCACGTTCACGTCGCCGCCGAGCAGCAGGTAGGACGTACGGCCGTCGGAGATGAGCCGGCAGCCCGGCTCGACACCGGCCGTGACCTGCCCGGTCACCGTGATCTCCAGTGGCTTGTCCGGCTTGCCGGACATGTCCGGAAGCGGGATGCCGGGATCGGACGGCAGCAGCGGGTCCGGCGACGGCGTGACCGCGACGGAGGACGGCGCGGCCGTGACCCCGGGCCCCGACGACGACGGGGACGACGAGGGCGATGAGGACGGCGCCCCGCAGGCGGTCAGCGCGAGACCGGCGACGACGACGGGCAGGAGAAGGAACCGGCGCATGGTCATGATGGCTACGACGCTACCGGCCGGCGCCGGGTTCCGCTCAGACCGGCGCCGGGATCGCCTTCTCCGGCCACGGGCCCACGTTGTGCGCACGCAGCTGCCAGCCGCGCGGCGACTCCACGATCTCGGTCCAGTGGCAGTTCTGCAGCGGCCGGATCGCGGCCATCACGGCCGACGGCCAGCTCAGCATGTCGCCGAAGCCCTGCCGGGCCGCCCCGCCGTGGGTGGCGACCACCACGACCGCACCGGGGTGCCGCTCCGCGATCTCGCGCAGCGCCTCGCCGACCCGCTTGCCGACGTGGTCGTTGCGCTCGACCTCCGCGCCCACGTCCGGGTCGCCGCCGGTCCACCGCGCGTACGCCTCCGGGTGCCGCTCGGCGATCTCCGGGTTGGTCAGGCCCTGGAACTGGCCGTAGTGCCGCTCACGCAACCGCGCGTCCTCGGTCACCGGCAGCTCGGTGAGCGCGGCCAGCGCGTCCGCGGTGTGCCGGGCACGGAGCAGGTCACTGGCGTAGAGCGCGGCCGGCTCCAGCCCGGCCAGCAGCGGCGCGGCGGTGGCCGCCTGCGACCGGCCGAGCGCGTTCAGCGGCACGTCGGTCTGGCCCTGGACGCGGCCCTCCGCGTTCCAGTCCGTGTTGCCGTGCCGCCAGATGATCAGTCTGGTCACGCCGCCGAACCCGCGCCGGCCTCGGCCTCGACCAGGTCGCGGTCGACGAACGGCACGATCGGGCAGTCCTTCCACAGCCGGTCGAGCGCGTAGAACTCGCGTTCCTCCGAGTGCTGGACGTGCACGATGATGTCGTTGTAGTCCAGCAGGACCCAACGACCGGATCGCTCACCCTCCTTGCGGATCGGCTTCGCCTTCTCCGGGAGCTTGAGCAGCTCCTCCTCGATGGCATCGACGATCGCGAGCACCTGGCGCTCGTTCGGCGCGGAGGCGATCACGAAGGCGTCCGTGATGGGAAGCTGGTCGCCGACGTCGATCACGACGACGTCCTCGGCCTTCTTGTCTGCGGCGGCTTGAGCGGCAGCAAGGGCCAGCTCTAGGGCGCGCTCGGGTACCGTCACCCGGGCTCCTTCCGTGGGTACAGCAACAACCGTTCCAGGGTCTCACAACCGAGGACCGATCGTCTCCTCACTTCCGCCCCAGATCGGATACAAGGGGATAAACTACCCAGCGTACAGCCCTCGTTTTGCGATGTACTGCACCACACCGTCCGGCACCAGGTACCAGACCGGCTTCCCGGCCACCACGCGCGCGCGGCAGGCGGTCGACGAGATCGCCATCGCCGGGATCTCGACCAGGCTGACCGCGTCCTCCGGCAGGTGCGCGCTGGACAGCTCGAAACCCGGACGGGTGACGCCGACGAACCGGGCCAGCTCGAACATGCGCTCCGCGTCCTTCCAGGAGAGCATCTTCTCGACCGCGTCCGCGCCGGTGATGAAGAACAGCTCCGCGTCCGGCCCGTAGACCGCGCGAAGGTCACGCAGCGTATCGACGGTGTAGGTGGGTCCCGGACGGTCGATGTCCACCCGGCTCACCGTGAAGCGCGGGTTGGACGCGGTCGCGATCACCGTCATCAGGTACCGGTCCTCGGCCGGCGTGACCGCCTGCCGCCCCTTCTGCCACGGCTGCCCGGTCGGGACGAAAACCACCTCGTCCAGCCCGAACCGATCCGCGACCTCACTGGCCGCGACCAGGTGACCGTTGTGAATCGGATCGAACGTGCCGCCCATGATGCCGATCCGCTGCCCACGCTCACCCACGCCAGTGATCTTCCCTCGCTCGTGCCCGACCGGCAATCCATCGTCAAAAACAAGATCAAAATCCACGGCCACCAGGGGGTACGACCGGGAGCCGCACCCCCTGGCTCCACGGTCAGACGCCGCGGGCCTTGAGCGCCCGGCGCATGTCGTCGTCCGCGTCGGTGACCGCGCGGCGTACCGCCGGATGCAGGTCGTCGCGCGCGAGCAGGCGTGCCGCGGCCGCCCGCGTCTCCGTCGACACCGCGAACGCCGGGAAGGTGAGCGCGGCCAGCCGCTCCGCCGACCACCCGGACCGGAGTCCCGCCGCCGCCGGGATCTCCGCGAAGTACCGCGCGACGAACGGCGCGGTCAGCTCACTCTGCTCCGGATGCCAGAATCCCTGCGCGTACGCCACCAGCGAGCGGTTGGACAGCGTCTCGTCCGTGTAGAGGCGCTGCCAGGCCCGCTCCTTCGCCTCCGGATCGGGCAGCGCGGCCCGGCACGTGCCGGCCCACAGCTCACCGGCCGCGCTGCGGTCCCGCGCGGACTCCGCCTCGATCTCGGCCTCGCCGGCCTCGCCCAGCACCACCAGGCTCGCCAGCAGCCGCCAGCGCAGGTCGGCGTCGACCGCCAGCCCGTCCGGTACGCCGTCACCGGCCAGCCAGCCACGCAGCCGCGCCGTGTCCCGCGTGGTGGCGATCAGCGAGCGGGCCGCGGCCAGCTGCAGCGACTGCCCAGCCGGTGCG
This genomic interval carries:
- a CDS encoding DegV family protein is translated as MSVAVVTDSTAYLPDTGGLTVVPLHVVVGDRELPEVPGLSSAELSRMLRDRRVPVTTSRPAPERFAEAYRRLLDGGATGVVSVHLSARLSGTVEAAQLAAAPFGDAVRVIDSRSAGMATGFAALAAAACADLDEAVKAAQTTVERTTSLFYVDTLDFLRRGGRIGAASALVGTALSVKPILRIADGAIVVRDKVRTAGRALARLADLTVEAAGDGDADLALHHLAAPERAAELLTRVAERVGTRLRARHCTEIGAVVGAHLGPGAICAVIHRR
- the rsfS gene encoding ribosome silencing factor; this translates as MTVPERALELALAAAQAAADKKAEDVVVIDVGDQLPITDAFVIASAPNERQVLAIVDAIEEELLKLPEKAKPIRKEGERSGRWVLLDYNDIIVHVQHSEEREFYALDRLWKDCPIVPFVDRDLVEAEAGAGSAA
- a CDS encoding histidine phosphatase family protein, whose translation is MTRLIIWRHGNTDWNAEGRVQGQTDVPLNALGRSQAATAAPLLAGLEPAALYASDLLRARHTADALAALTELPVTEDARLRERHYGQFQGLTNPEIAERHPEAYARWTGGDPDVGAEVERNDHVGKRVGEALREIAERHPGAVVVVATHGGAARQGFGDMLSWPSAVMAAIRPLQNCHWTEIVESPRGWQLRAHNVGPWPEKAIPAPV
- the nadD gene encoding nicotinate-nucleotide adenylyltransferase, whose translation is MGERGQRIGIMGGTFDPIHNGHLVAASEVADRFGLDEVVFVPTGQPWQKGRQAVTPAEDRYLMTVIATASNPRFTVSRVDIDRPGPTYTVDTLRDLRAVYGPDAELFFITGADAVEKMLSWKDAERMFELARFVGVTRPGFELSSAHLPEDAVSLVEIPAMAISSTACRARVVAGKPVWYLVPDGVVQYIAKRGLYAG